One segment of Paenibacillus rhizovicinus DNA contains the following:
- a CDS encoding aromatic ring-hydroxylating dioxygenase subunit alpha → MERLHDPVLENDWHAVYLTSELKEKPVAVTLLGERVVLYRNSRGVQALRDLCIHRGAMLSKGWVKDDAIVCPYHGWHYNGEGQCVCIPAQPAGERIPLRAKTAAYACEEKYGFVWICLGEPTGPVPHFEEFANPAFRPLPCGPYKVKAAGTRVIENFTDFAHLMFVHQDLLGHPDYAELPDIQVIKEKNRIYIENIPIFQPVAHSGSDKSEGTTYVYRKEVYRPLSGRLSKTDPGNGQTLWILLTVAPVAADECLVFMMVARNYGFDVDDENFIRFQDIVFDQDAQVIESQKPELLPLDLQAELNHRVDVFSVAYRRWLNELGVKVGTI, encoded by the coding sequence ATGGAAAGACTGCATGATCCGGTTCTGGAAAACGATTGGCATGCCGTATATTTGACTTCCGAACTGAAGGAGAAGCCGGTGGCCGTTACGCTGCTCGGCGAAAGGGTGGTCCTGTACCGGAATAGCCGCGGCGTTCAGGCGCTGCGCGACCTGTGCATTCACCGCGGCGCGATGCTGTCCAAGGGCTGGGTGAAGGACGATGCGATCGTTTGCCCGTATCATGGCTGGCATTACAACGGCGAAGGGCAGTGCGTCTGCATCCCGGCCCAGCCGGCGGGGGAACGGATTCCGCTGCGGGCGAAGACCGCAGCCTACGCGTGCGAGGAGAAGTACGGCTTCGTCTGGATTTGTCTCGGCGAGCCGACCGGGCCTGTGCCGCATTTCGAGGAATTCGCTAACCCGGCGTTCCGTCCGCTGCCTTGCGGACCGTACAAGGTGAAGGCGGCGGGGACGCGGGTCATCGAGAATTTCACCGATTTCGCCCATCTTATGTTCGTGCATCAGGACTTGCTCGGCCATCCCGACTATGCCGAGCTGCCGGACATTCAGGTGATCAAGGAGAAAAACCGGATCTATATCGAGAACATTCCGATCTTCCAGCCGGTCGCCCATTCAGGCTCGGACAAGAGCGAGGGGACGACGTACGTGTACCGCAAAGAGGTGTACCGGCCTTTGTCCGGCCGGTTGTCGAAGACCGACCCGGGCAACGGCCAGACGCTATGGATTCTGCTGACCGTCGCGCCGGTGGCGGCGGACGAGTGCCTCGTGTTCATGATGGTCGCCCGCAATTACGGGTTCGACGTGGACGACGAGAATTTCATCCGCTTCCAGGACATCGTCTTCGACCAAGACGCGCAGGTGATCGAGTCGCAGAAGCCGGAGCTGCTGCCGCTCGACCTGCAGGCGGAGCTGAATCATCGGGTCGACGTGTTTTCGGTCGCCTACCGCCGTTGGTTGAACGAGCTCGGGGTTAAGGTAGGAACGATCTGA
- a CDS encoding amidohydrolase family protein yields the protein MTEKLIYNGTVLPMDEAGSVLKPGYVYVSGDEIKEVGLWRPGDERLEALRETCPYVFDAEGKVVIPGLVNAHTHLFQTYMRGVSDHLPLADWLREIIWPLSLAMEPEDFYLAGLIGCIENLKSGATYLMDHHYIHTSPDNTSGVLRAFVDSGIRGHLARGGADLSGEHRLRETAERVFAATDDLLDDWEGAASGRVSIALGPLNLYGCSREFLERAARYAEERSLISHVHVAETSGQIVNTMERFGLRNLELLSEVGLLGERTQVVHGIWLDDGELETIRDRKASVVHCPISNMYLASGVARVPEMRRMGINVALGTDGPGSNNCQDNLEVLKFTACLHKVDAMDATLLPPMDVLRMATIGGAKAMGREADLGSLEPGKKADLVVVDLLKPHISPVHRASSALVYNANGNDVELVMVGGRIVVEDRRCVLVDERELLRRAQARVDALRAKLAARYPVFAACQ from the coding sequence ATGACGGAGAAATTGATCTATAACGGGACGGTGCTGCCGATGGACGAAGCGGGCAGCGTGCTGAAGCCCGGCTACGTGTATGTATCGGGGGACGAAATCAAGGAGGTCGGTCTGTGGCGCCCGGGCGACGAACGGCTCGAAGCGCTTCGCGAGACGTGTCCATACGTCTTCGACGCGGAAGGCAAGGTCGTTATTCCGGGTCTCGTCAATGCCCATACGCATCTGTTTCAGACCTATATGCGCGGCGTGTCCGACCATCTGCCGCTCGCGGACTGGCTGCGCGAAATCATCTGGCCGCTCAGTCTCGCCATGGAGCCGGAGGATTTCTATTTGGCTGGTCTCATCGGCTGCATCGAGAACCTGAAGTCCGGCGCTACCTATCTGATGGATCACCATTACATCCATACGTCCCCGGACAATACGTCCGGCGTGCTGCGCGCGTTCGTCGATTCCGGCATCCGCGGGCATCTCGCCCGAGGCGGAGCCGACCTCTCCGGCGAGCATCGTCTGCGCGAAACGGCGGAGCGCGTGTTCGCCGCGACGGACGATCTGCTGGACGATTGGGAAGGCGCGGCTTCGGGGCGGGTGAGCATCGCGCTCGGTCCGCTTAACTTGTACGGCTGCTCGCGCGAATTTCTCGAACGAGCGGCCCGTTACGCCGAAGAGCGAAGCCTGATCTCCCATGTGCATGTCGCGGAGACGAGCGGTCAGATCGTCAACACGATGGAACGGTTCGGGCTGCGCAATCTCGAGCTGCTGAGCGAGGTCGGTTTGCTCGGCGAGCGCACGCAGGTCGTACACGGCATATGGCTGGACGACGGCGAGCTGGAGACGATCCGCGACCGGAAGGCTTCGGTGGTGCATTGCCCGATATCGAACATGTATCTCGCCTCGGGCGTCGCGCGCGTGCCGGAAATGCGGCGCATGGGCATCAACGTGGCGCTCGGCACGGACGGGCCCGGCAGCAACAACTGCCAGGACAATCTCGAGGTATTGAAATTCACCGCCTGCCTGCACAAGGTCGACGCGATGGACGCCACGCTGCTGCCGCCGATGGACGTGCTGCGGATGGCGACGATCGGCGGCGCGAAGGCGATGGGCCGGGAAGCCGATCTCGGCAGTCTGGAGCCCGGCAAGAAGGCGGATCTTGTCGTCGTCGATCTGTTGAAGCCGCACATCAGTCCGGTTCATCGCGCTTCGTCGGCCCTCGTATATAACGCGAATGGCAACGACGTGGAGCTTGTCATGGTCGGCGGACGCATCGTCGTCGAGGACCGGCGGTGCGTCCTTGTCGATGAACGGGAGCTGCTGCGCCGCGCCCAAGCGCGCGTCGACGCGCTTCGCGCCAAGCTGGCGGCGCGTTATCCGGTGTTCGCCGCTTGCCAATAA